AGCTCGTGCTGTAATGAATTATTCAAATATAAAATACATATATTTTGTTTCTCCTATTGATGATTCGAGAGTAAAGTATGTAGTAGAAGAAGGGGAGGAGGGCATATATAGCAGTCCAGCAGGCACTCCATTAAATATTGTATATTTGTTAGATGCAGTAGAGAGCCAGGAAACAAGATTGAAGGATACAAATGGTAGTTGGTATGTGGATAAGGATAGATACACTGTTAGAACTGAGAGATTAAAAAAAGCCATCACATATGATCGTCCTTCTTATTATATTAATGCAGATCAATGGGGCTCATATATTACCGGCTATGCTCATGTGTATACAGAAGATGGAAAAGACTTAGGATTAATAGGAGTAGATATTATACTAGACAAATATCAGGCTTCTATTAAGAAATATTTAATTATTATTAGTGGATTTGTTTTTACAAACATAGGCATAGGTATATTTGCTATAATTCTAATATTTACAGTTAAAAAGTCAGAGGAACAGATTTATGAAAAGACTGTATTATCATGTACAGACGAACTTACTTCAATATTAAACCGAAGAGGCTTTATAGAATTACTTGAAGAAGAATTACAAAAAAGCATTAAAGATAAGAGACAAATTTCCCTGCTGCTACTAGATGTTGATTATTTTAAGGAGTTTAACGATGCATATGGTCATTTAGCTGGAGATGATGCTTTAAGAAAAATAGCGACCTTACTAAAAGAAAAGGCCAATGAATATGAAGGATTTGCGGGACGCTATGGTGGAGATGAGTTTGCTATTTTGCTTCCTGACATAGATAGGGAAAAAGCAGAGGAAGTAGCAAACACTATAGTAAATGAAATAGGAGAGTTGTATAAAGTAGAGTCTTCTCAAAGGGGAATTCCTTTTAATACAGTAAGCATAGGAGTAACAAGCTTTGTTCCGGAGGAGGAAGTTACCATACAAACCTTAATTGACTATGCAGACACTGCACTTTATAAATCAAAAAGATATGGGCGCAATAGAGCATATGTTTTAGAAAAAAGTCCGTTGTGTAGTACAAAAGAGTAAAATAAGAGGAAAAGCATAGAATAGCTACAACAAAAGCTTTCGTGATTGTGCTTTTAAGTAAAATTTTCATATTCTTAATAAAAAATATGTTGTTTTATAAAGGAATTTTGATAAAAATGTAGAAAAATAATAAAGGTAAGATAGAATAACTGACGAAAACTATTTATAAGGGGGAATTGTTATGAAATCACTTAAAGGTACAAAAACTGCTGAAAATCTTATGAAAGCCTTTGCTGGAGAATCTCAAGCTAGAAACAGATATACTTATTATGCTTCTGTTGCAAAAAAAGAAGGCTATGTTCAAATTTCAAATTTATTTTTAGAAACAGCCGATAACGAGAAGGAGCATGCAAAGAGATTTTTTAAATTCCTTAAGGAAAGCTTAGAAGGTGAAATGGTAGAGATTAACGCATCCTATCCTGTAGGA
This window of the Proteiniborus ethanoligenes genome carries:
- a CDS encoding GGDEF domain-containing protein, with product MNKYYRKHFFVLMIIWLISLFSLSIFSYYKFSSDLKNELGNQAMLIAIDIAERLSIEEKEIDRLLSLDFNQLLKDNINIEFEKKARAVMNYSNIKYIYFVSPIDDSRVKYVVEEGEEGIYSSPAGTPLNIVYLLDAVESQETRLKDTNGSWYVDKDRYTVRTERLKKAITYDRPSYYINADQWGSYITGYAHVYTEDGKDLGLIGVDIILDKYQASIKKYLIIISGFVFTNIGIGIFAIILIFTVKKSEEQIYEKTVLSCTDELTSILNRRGFIELLEEELQKSIKDKRQISLLLLDVDYFKEFNDAYGHLAGDDALRKIATLLKEKANEYEGFAGRYGGDEFAILLPDIDREKAEEVANTIVNEIGELYKVESSQRGIPFNTVSIGVTSFVPEEEVTIQTLIDYADTALYKSKRYGRNRAYVLEKSPLCSTKE